Within the Thermanaeromonas toyohensis ToBE genome, the region ACAATCTTCCAAGCCCTAAGCGAATTAGAAGAAGCAGAAAAAGCTAGAAAGCCGCAAAAGCCCGTTAAACTCACATAGTTAAAACACCAGCTTATTATCCCTTAACACCTGGTGCAGGATGAACCCTAGCACCTGGATTTGCTGGTGTTCCAGTCCAAGCTGGCAGTGATTATTGATAGCTTCAATGATTTCATGCAAGAGGCTTTCCCCGGCCTGTTCCGGGGGCTGTCCTTCGGCCAGAACTATCTCCTGGGTAAAGGGGTGATGCTCGGCAAAGCTACGGCGCTGCGTGCCTAATAAGGGGTCAAACCTTACTGTATAAGTGATGCCTCCAATTTTTACGGTTTGCGGTATTTCCATAACATTATCCTCCTGAGGGAGTGATAGACGTGAGCAAGAAGCAAAACCTGTTTAAACCTGGCGAAAAAGCTCCAGAGTCCGGCCAGTATGAAATTGTTGGGCCACGGGGCGGCAAAACACCTTATGGTGAAAGAACCGTAGTAGAGGGTGAGCCTTTCCCACCAACCCCGGAGCCGGGCCTGAAATATAAGGAGGTAGACCCCACCAAGCACGGGAAGAAGTAACCGTTATGGAAGTACCCTATTACGTCCGTGCCGCCTGGGAACTGGCCCGGGAATATGCCACTAGGAACCCTGCTCGTATCGCCCAGGAGAGGGGAATTAAGCTCTTGTATCTCCCCTTC harbors:
- a CDS encoding YjzC family protein codes for the protein MSKKQNLFKPGEKAPESGQYEIVGPRGGKTPYGERTVVEGEPFPPTPEPGLKYKEVDPTKHGKK